In Acidobacteriota bacterium, one genomic interval encodes:
- a CDS encoding CRTAC1 family protein, with translation MRNVAASPARRSCRRPAGRLLAGLLWGASAWPALVAQDPSLPTPLFSEAASRVGLDFQHFNGAGGKFYLPEIVGSGAALLDYDGDGDLDVYLVQGAMLEPAKTPSQSWFPPDPGWKPGHRLYRNDLIPGGSLKFREVTAQAGVDSVSYGMGAAVGDYDNDGDLDLYLTNYGPNLLYRNNGDGTFTPMKGVGAEDSRWTTSAAFLDYDRDGDLDLFLTNYVGFTVAGNQVCRTAGARDYCFPTVYSPLPDRFFRNDGGRRFVDVTEQAGLAAAFGNGLGVVCADFNDDGWTDIYVANDKTPNQLWLNRGNGSFEEAGLFSGTAFNVDGQAEASMGVTAADFNNDGSEDLFMTHLTEETHTLYLNDGAGGFSDQTSRFGLTRVHNYTGFGTRWFDYDNDGHLDLFMANGAVRMTRLAEPADYAYDQINQLFHNEGDGNYRETTAEAGAALQLSEVSRGAAFGDIDNDGDVDILITNNNGPVRLLLNGTGSRHHWLQIQLEGTQSNRYGVGARVGVQRQGQSTLWRRAHTDGSYLNANDHRVHFGLGRDKEVEAVIVHWPGGGSETWEGVEADRLVTLQEGSGIPWKP, from the coding sequence ATGAGAAATGTGGCTGCCTCTCCGGCCCGGCGGTCCTGCCGACGGCCCGCCGGCCGGCTGCTGGCCGGACTCCTCTGGGGAGCCTCGGCCTGGCCGGCTCTTGTGGCGCAAGACCCATCGCTTCCAACTCCCCTTTTCTCGGAAGCGGCTTCCCGGGTGGGGCTGGATTTCCAGCACTTCAACGGGGCCGGCGGCAAGTTTTACCTGCCTGAAATCGTGGGCTCCGGAGCCGCCCTGTTGGACTACGACGGCGACGGCGACCTGGATGTCTACCTGGTGCAAGGCGCGATGCTGGAACCGGCCAAGACTCCCTCCCAGTCCTGGTTTCCTCCAGATCCCGGGTGGAAACCGGGGCACCGGTTGTATCGAAACGATCTGATCCCCGGCGGAAGTCTCAAGTTCAGGGAGGTCACCGCCCAAGCCGGAGTCGACTCGGTCAGCTACGGGATGGGGGCCGCGGTTGGGGACTACGACAACGACGGAGACCTCGACCTCTACCTGACCAACTACGGACCCAATCTCTTGTATCGCAACAACGGAGACGGGACCTTCACCCCAATGAAGGGAGTGGGAGCCGAGGATTCCCGCTGGACCACCAGCGCCGCCTTCCTGGACTACGATCGCGACGGCGACCTAGATTTGTTCCTGACAAACTACGTTGGGTTCACGGTCGCGGGAAACCAGGTTTGCAGAACCGCGGGCGCCAGGGATTACTGTTTCCCCACAGTCTATTCCCCATTGCCGGACCGGTTCTTTCGCAACGACGGCGGGCGCCGATTTGTCGACGTGACGGAGCAGGCGGGCCTGGCGGCCGCGTTCGGCAATGGATTGGGCGTCGTTTGCGCGGACTTCAATGATGACGGTTGGACGGATATCTACGTCGCCAATGACAAGACTCCCAATCAACTCTGGCTCAACCGGGGAAACGGAAGCTTCGAAGAGGCGGGGTTGTTCTCAGGGACGGCGTTCAACGTCGACGGCCAAGCGGAAGCCAGCATGGGGGTCACGGCCGCCGATTTCAACAACGACGGCAGCGAAGACCTCTTCATGACCCATCTGACGGAAGAGACCCATACCCTCTACCTGAACGATGGCGCCGGCGGCTTTTCCGACCAGACCAGCCGTTTCGGATTGACCCGGGTTCACAATTACACCGGTTTCGGCACCCGGTGGTTCGACTACGACAACGACGGGCACCTGGATCTGTTCATGGCCAATGGCGCGGTGCGAATGACGCGGCTGGCCGAACCGGCCGATTATGCCTACGATCAAATCAACCAACTGTTCCATAACGAGGGAGACGGGAACTATCGGGAAACGACCGCCGAGGCGGGAGCGGCCCTGCAACTGTCGGAAGTGAGCCGGGGAGCCGCCTTTGGCGATATCGACAACGATGGTGACGTGGACATTCTGATCACCAACAACAACGGGCCCGTACGGTTGCTGTTGAACGGGACCGGGTCGCGGCACCACTGGCTGCAAATTCAACTGGAGGGGACGCAAAGCAACCGCTACGGGGTGGGAGCCCGGGTGGGAGTGCAGCGCCAGGGTCAGAGCACGTTATGGCGCCGCGCACATACCGACGGCAGCTATCTGAACGCCAACGACCATCGGGTGCACTTCGGCTTGGGCCGGGACAAAGAGGTCGAGGCCGTCATCGTCCACTGGCCCGGGGGTGGCAGCGAGACCTGGGAAGGGGTGGAAGCGGATCGCCTCGTCACCCTCCAGGAAGGCTCCGGAATACCGTGGAAGCCGTAG
- a CDS encoding tetratricopeptide repeat protein: MLPLWTLSLVFIAAATPESPPPPQLAERLLEAFEPRDRQRLLETYREALENPADSELNGRLAMLLHGFGQYELASTFYRRVGSIEPSNFRWPYYLGVAMTAIGRDAEAIPALRRAVELAPDYLPAQLRLGKLLRTVGDWDESGKIYREVVRQHPDSARAHYGLGRVRFARGETRAALKSYRTASRLAPDFGAAHYGLGTVYRSLGKKEKARRHLLLFQRVQGDPPPLVDPLLDSLRRLQSKAEYHYLRGLGFQRKAQISEALGEFERALKEDPRHAGAHANLFFNFLTLGDLVKAEEHYQAAHRLDPRLHEIHHNLGILRTLQSRGQEAEEAFRKALELDPYRAESHYLLGANLANGGQVREAEERFRLAIENRSHFMDAHFQLGLLLQKQGRDAEAIGHFLKTLTVEDEGTPVRHYVLAHSYARLGELDKAVDSAVKAQAKAFSMGKRELAADVGKFLQRLRQAGKRP, from the coding sequence ATGCTGCCGCTTTGGACCTTGAGTTTGGTTTTCATCGCTGCCGCGACCCCGGAATCGCCTCCACCGCCCCAATTGGCCGAACGGTTGCTGGAAGCTTTCGAGCCCCGTGACCGTCAACGGCTGCTTGAAACCTATCGGGAAGCTCTGGAAAACCCGGCGGATAGCGAACTCAATGGCCGGCTGGCAATGCTTCTGCACGGTTTCGGACAATATGAACTCGCCTCCACGTTTTACCGGCGAGTCGGGTCCATCGAACCATCCAACTTTCGCTGGCCGTACTATCTGGGCGTCGCGATGACCGCGATCGGCCGGGATGCAGAAGCGATTCCCGCTCTTCGGAGAGCCGTCGAATTGGCCCCGGACTATCTTCCGGCGCAACTGAGACTCGGCAAACTGCTTCGGACGGTGGGCGACTGGGACGAGAGCGGAAAGATTTATCGCGAGGTGGTTCGGCAACATCCCGATTCTGCACGTGCCCATTACGGACTCGGCCGGGTCCGGTTTGCTCGAGGCGAGACTCGGGCAGCCTTGAAGAGCTACCGGACCGCTTCCCGGTTGGCGCCCGATTTCGGGGCCGCCCACTATGGGCTCGGCACCGTGTACCGCAGCCTGGGAAAAAAAGAGAAGGCTCGCCGGCACCTACTCCTTTTTCAACGGGTTCAGGGGGATCCGCCTCCCTTGGTGGACCCTCTGTTGGATTCGCTCCGCCGGCTTCAATCCAAGGCGGAATACCACTACCTGCGAGGACTGGGATTTCAGAGGAAAGCGCAAATCTCTGAAGCGCTTGGCGAGTTTGAGCGGGCCCTGAAAGAAGACCCCCGGCACGCCGGGGCGCACGCCAACCTGTTCTTCAACTTTCTCACCCTGGGAGATCTGGTCAAGGCGGAAGAACATTACCAGGCGGCGCACAGACTCGATCCCCGGCTTCACGAAATCCACCACAATCTGGGTATTCTACGAACGCTTCAGAGTCGCGGTCAGGAAGCTGAAGAAGCGTTCCGGAAAGCTCTGGAACTCGATCCTTACCGGGCCGAGTCGCATTACCTATTGGGCGCCAATCTGGCAAACGGCGGTCAGGTGAGAGAGGCGGAAGAACGCTTCCGCCTGGCCATCGAGAATCGGTCGCATTTCATGGATGCCCATTTTCAGCTGGGGCTGCTGCTTCAGAAACAAGGGAGGGATGCGGAGGCGATCGGTCACTTCCTGAAGACCCTGACGGTAGAGGATGAGGGAACCCCGGTGCGCCATTACGTACTGGCTCACAGCTACGCCCGCCTGGGCGAGCTGGATAAAGCCGTCGACTCTGCCGTAAAGGCCCAGGCAAAGGCCTTTTCCATGGGGAAGCGTGAACTGGCGGCCGATGTCGGGAAGTTCCTGCAAAGGTTGCGGCAGGCGGGCAAGCGGCCATGA